The genomic stretch AATCTTCTACGTGGATCTGTTCGGATCTATGAAAAAGAATGCAGAAGCTAATGTATAGCAAAACATAAACaacataattaacaaaaaaaaaaaacattgattttgtttgaatcgaaatacataaaacaaaaataaataaataaacatgatctTCCTTAAGTGGTTGGTATTTTGTAGGACATATTATCTAGCATATCAAAAGTAAAATTTCATACCACGTGAGCTTAGTCTACCATGTACTTCACCGGCGAGTTCAAACGAAGCTATATCATCAGATGAAACTCCTGGACTGTTTCTACCtgccaaaaataatattttcattaaatattagtAGCATACTTTgaaagaatcgaaataatatgtgGAGAGCTTCATTTACAGGTAATTTGTACCATTTTTACAAGACGAAGGATAAGGTCAAATAACTTACGTTTGCATGAGCATGATGAAGATACAAATTGTTATTTGTACCGAACAGGACACTAGCATGACAATGATGACTTTTCTGGAAATAGTTTACAAGCAACAGTTTTATGTAATGATATTTGCCTGATTGTTATGACTTGAAACATGTATGAACTAATATTAATACATGGGTGTATTTAAGATGTGTGAAGGCCGAAAGCTAtgtaattaatttcaaaatggcAATTACTAAACAGCTATCTATTCCGTACATTATGTATCTAATAAAGCATGCAGTTTTGTTTTCTCATTCTTTCACAATATTTACTCGATCCAATCTTGCATGCgttttaaaattatacattttttaaacaactgttTATAACCAATATTGTGTTATTTATGACCTCAAAGCAGTGTGACCTCATATTGGAATTTTAAACACGCGGATTATGAAGCTGTAGAAACAATGCAACTATACATTTGTTGGCCGGTGACATATAACGATAGTGCAATACATGCACTAAATTATGACATTGTCATATGTACATTTATAAAGAAGACAATATTTACGATTTCggcttatgaaaaaaaaagaaaaaaaaagcgatGTCATAATTATGCTACTGCTAATATCAGAAATAAGTAATTGTAATTTAAAGATGATATATTATCATAGACACCGTCTTACCATGTTCCGTTCCAGCAGTGTGCACACGTACTTCACTTTCTGAGCCTACAGTAGAAAATATTAGTCATCTCTAAAGTAGAAGTAAAATGACTGTTTTTGATATACAAGGTTTTAAATATCCTTAATTGATAAACCAGTCTTCTGACACATTTACAGCCATATACTTTGAATAATCTGCACATATTAAAGATTGTATTCAATCATTTTTCTTGACTGAATGTTATTATTTAGTCTAACAACCCAATTTGTTTTCTTATtgaacaaagaaggctgaaaactgtgttttattattcaaaaattcatttttctgacgccacaattattacgtcatagcagtAGACGGCATAGCGGTGCGCTGAAAAGGAAACTAACAAAACactggcaaatatttaatgaaacagtaatcattgcttgtcgtttagatgcgtattattatataattcgctttatctatttttttatataattccttcgcatttaaactccaaacaatgacaaatcactgaaagggatatattatttcttaaataaacttcAGAACACTAGAATACGTATATTTCCGTTTAACTGATATAGAGGATCGGATTTGTTTGTCTCATATTGAGTGAACAccgctttgattttttttgtctcacTTTATTTGAATAAGGGTCTTCTTCAGTTGAAACACGTAATACAATGTTTTAGTGAATAAAGGAAAGGAGTGTTTTATCAGAATTATTAGCATACAAACATAATCCTACAGTGAAATTATTTCTGTTCAGTCTTTACAGACTGAATTACACATTAAAAAATAAGTGATTAGGTACCTTCTGGATTTAAAGCAGCACGTGCACTCTGTGACATATCACAATTGCAAGATTTGGATAAAGATTTACCGCGCACGGGAAGTTCATCCGAGAATACAGTTGTCATAATTTGTATCAAACTCAGCAGATCGGAGCTCGGCTACAATCGTAGATAGAACAGTTGTTAACCAAATGCAACTATGACAATTgcaaaattaaattaaagtatAGACTCTATTATAGTAACATTTTtactattaaaatgaatttcacATTATAAATTTGGTAATTCTTTTAAGAAGAGGCTACaaacttgtttgtttattttcacacAGATATGTTAGAAATATAAACAGGCTATTATATATGGGATCATGGTCTTTGTTTAAAGTTGAAATTAGGATTTAGTTCGTTCTAGGTCTTATTCTGTGGCAAACCAAATATTTTGCTATCAGTTATCGTGTACTGTTATCAGTTATCGTGTTATACTTCCGTCTTATTTCCTATTAgtcctttaaaaatatttttgtcagttttgtttAGATACTGTTATCGTATAACCTATCATGTCATATTGATATAAGCATACATATTCAGACAATCTATGTCTTATAGTCAAGGATGCAAAAACACTTACGTAATTCCAGTCAGTAAGGTATGGTATATTAACTTTCCCATTCATGTCAACGAAGTTGCCAGACATGACATGCATCCGAGAGGTAGGTGTTACATACACTATGGGTGGTCTAAATGGATGTCGTTTGCTTAGCCATATAGAAATTGGGACATTGTACTCCGAACCTGAATAATTgacaaataattcatttctttattcatttagttatgtttattatttcaaatattaattcAGAAACGTAAAACGAAATAAGAAACGTCTACTATAAAAGATACAGTGATTGCATGTACTGCTATTAAAGCAGTATGCCGTACGCTCCTTTGCTAATTGCGGTCATCACTTTCTAAGGATTTTTCATCAAAGATTGTAACTATGAATATCAGTTACGATAATGACGTCTCGTCAAGTTAAATCTAAAGTCATGTTTTCAAATGTAAGATAATAACTGTCAGAAGCGTCAGTCGCTGGGGTGTGCTTTCTGGCCACAGTGGAAAATTTGTAATGGCCCGATGACCTTTGTCAAACTATAAGTGGAAATATAAGAAACAGTAAATAAATGAAGGATTTGATTACTTATAAttacttatttttatttatagtgCTATGACGTTACTTTGAGACAATCTACTCTAAAACTTGAAGCTTTTTGCTTTGGATATGTTCAGAGTATTGCAACTGTCTAACCTGCAAAGTGAACAGGTACAGTTCCTTTCAGTTTTAGAAGTTTCTTCCGATATCCGTCTTCATACACTGTAATGTTAAagtaaacagtttaaaaaattgACGTACATACATTTGGTATGCTTTTAAATCGccttatttttacaatattgttgTCACTCTTAACTGTTGGTCTTGTATCGCCAGGCTCCATCCCACCGGTTTCCCACCCGCCACGCCCTGATTTTGCAAATGCGCAGATTATTGACGCTACAACAACTGAGCCGCTATTCCTGATTCTAATACTGAAActgtactgtatatatttataaattaatagGAATATGTATGGCATTTCTGATCGGAACATTTCTGATATAACataagtaaaataattatatgaaatcgCAATCAATTATGTAAGAAGAACTGCAAAGTAAGGAAACCGCAGGCAAGTTTCAAAAATACTTCTAGCGCCAATTATGGTGAGATaagtatgcaaaatgaaaaatattatatacactAGTTTGTTATGTAAACGGAATGAACTTTTTACATTGTCTCGAATGGGACATTACGTTATTCTTTGTGTGCGTACTTGTATAAATACGGTCTCATACGAAATGTAAACTTCAAATAGTCTCAGAAAATTATCATAATGTTGGAAGCAACTCCTTTGTTTCAAAAGTTTCTTGTCATTCCTTCATCTGGTAAAATTAACATAATGTACaacataaaagtaaatataaCTCCTGTGCTTACTTCTCCGCTTTAAGTATAACCTTACTAATTAGACTCCCACTTACCAAATATTTCCTCTGTATGTTCCAAGTCGACAAAGACACTAAATGCATTCAACACATCAGATTTCACCAAATCAGCttgttcatacttaaattataaagtttaaacagataaatgattacagcttcttttgttcTATTAATAAAACAACTAAATGTATTACAAACTTATATACAATACTGAAAATACCAGATACACTTCcatattttttatgttaactATTTCTACTTTCAGTTTAGACGCGTTTTATAGAAAATCAATCCCTTATTAGTTTTATTCTAATATTATGATTTTATGGTGTTGTTTCTACTTCTTATCCACTTACCTTTAACTGATGAATAGAAGATGTTAAAGCCTGTTCGTAATCAGCCATTCTAAATAAATCTAATGTAACGTCTTCTTAACATGCACTATATTTCTTTACGCTATCATATGTATATTTGGACTTCTACTTTCTCTTTGGAGCTATTTTTATCCTTTATATAATTTATGCGGTTGTATTTATAACTATTTATAGTATACAGCAAGACTGAAGTAAGATAACTTAATTTATATACCTGTGCATACCACAACATTTCACAATCACCGGAATTCCGATAACTTTAACTCTTTGTGTCAAAAACACCTGTTGGatcgaaaaaatattttattaaatagtaTCTGTTCAATCATTTATGATTAAACAACTGTACCTTTATACTTATGTTATTCAACAAATATCTGATTATAAAAATATTGCGCTTTTATAATCATATAATAAATACGAGTTATGTGTATTTATTAAGTTAGacgtaaaaataatgaaaatgtatatTCTTAAACTTGCGCGACACTTTTGTTCTAAAGCACACTTAACAACAGATAATACTTTTTTCACAGCGAATGCCAATGTAAAACAAATCTTCAGGGCAAAACTATAAACATGGTTAACATGTTGTCAAATTCCGCACTAATCGGATTCAAAGCCATGACCTCAGGATCAGTAGTCAGACGCTAAGGCCTTGTAACATTGTACCTCCCTACCGTATAATACAAATCTGGACATCTTACGTGACACACGTCCAAGAGCAGCTATGAGTTCGCTTGATTGACATTCACAGGATCATctacatataatatattatatatgataCGTGTAAGTGCACGGAATGTAGATCGAAACGCAACTTAGtgtctttttaaatgaaaagcaCATAAAATCACTCCATTATTAACTGCTCTGAACTCTGCAGATCTTCCCTCGGGGTTCGATATGACCTACATAGAACTACATGTCAATGAATGGCATTGATTTTTCATGAAGCAATGAAATTCATTGCAAAAACTTTAGTGGTATTATATAACACTAACTGTACGCAATGTACTTTTCTCCTTAGAGTCaaaccataatttacatttttaatgtgatatatattatattttagagGAATCTTTCCTACTTCAATAGGTATATAGAGGACATTCAAGTTTTTCTCATGAATGTTTGTAATTTCAtcacatgaaaatgaaatactttacgGGTGACGTAGGCACGAGCGAAATATGAAGTATCGTTAAAAATACCATAAGAAtctgatgaaaataaacaaaacacattCATGATAAACCTTTGATTGAAAtcgatatttgtttaaatttagaattt from Mercenaria mercenaria strain notata chromosome 16, MADL_Memer_1, whole genome shotgun sequence encodes the following:
- the LOC123540455 gene encoding tumor susceptibility gene 101 protein-like isoform X2, yielding MADYEQALTSSIHQLKYEQADLVKSDVLNAFSVFVDLEHTEEIFGSEYNVPISIWLSKRHPFRPPIVYVTPTSRMHVMSGNFVDMNGKVNIPYLTDWNYPSSDLLSLIQIMTTVFSDELPVRGKSLSKSCNCDMSQSARAALNPEGSESEVRVHTAGTEHGRNSPGVSSDDIASFELAGEVHGRLSSRDPNRST
- the LOC123540455 gene encoding tumor susceptibility gene 101 protein-like isoform X1, translated to MADYEQALTSSIHQLKYEQADLVKSDVLNAFSVFVDLEHTEEIFVYEDGYRKKLLKLKGTVPVHFAGSEYNVPISIWLSKRHPFRPPIVYVTPTSRMHVMSGNFVDMNGKVNIPYLTDWNYPSSDLLSLIQIMTTVFSDELPVRGKSLSKSCNCDMSQSARAALNPEGSESEVRVHTAGTEHGRNSPGVSSDDIASFELAGEVHGRLSSRDPNRST
- the LOC123540455 gene encoding tumor susceptibility gene 101 protein-like isoform X3 — encoded protein: MADYEQALTSSIHQLKYEQADLVKSDVLNAFSVFVDLEHTEEIFVYEDGYRKKLLKLKGTVPVHFAGSEYNVPISIWLSKRHPFRPPIVYVTPTSRMHVMSGNFVDMNGKVNIPYLTDWNYPSSDLLSLIQIMTTVFSDELPVRGKSLSKSCNCDMSQSARAALNPEGSESEVRVHTAGTEHEKSSLSC